A window of the Candidatus Binatia bacterium genome harbors these coding sequences:
- a CDS encoding TetR/AcrR family transcriptional regulator, whose translation MVGVRQEILRAAETIFTRHDFHEVLMEDVAHECGVGKGTLYRYFPSKHDLYLAVMFEGIGALRDDLQVALRKPGEPAEKIKYIVRCILSHFWDRRFFFALIHRNEDKPQDPDGREWLRRRAEIVDIVQRTLEEAIAAGHMRALSPRIAAEMLLGMVRGVNRYHGRHDTLEDMVGAVVKIFWHGVAVDSPRVREHNDRKRRR comes from the coding sequence ATGGTGGGAGTGCGACAGGAGATCCTGCGTGCGGCGGAGACCATCTTCACACGGCATGACTTCCATGAAGTCCTGATGGAGGACGTGGCGCACGAATGTGGTGTCGGGAAGGGCACGCTGTATCGGTATTTTCCGAGTAAGCACGACCTTTACCTCGCCGTCATGTTCGAGGGCATCGGTGCCCTGCGCGACGATTTGCAGGTCGCTCTCAGAAAACCGGGGGAGCCGGCCGAGAAGATCAAGTATATCGTGCGCTGCATACTCAGCCACTTCTGGGACCGGCGCTTCTTTTTTGCGCTCATCCACCGCAACGAAGACAAGCCGCAAGATCCTGATGGGCGCGAATGGCTTCGCCGCCGCGCCGAGATTGTCGACATCGTGCAACGCACGCTGGAGGAAGCCATTGCTGCCGGGCACATGCGCGCGCTGAGCCCGCGGATTGCGGCGGAGATGCTGCTGGGAATGGTGCGTGGCGTGAACCGCTATCACGGGCGACATGACACGCTGGAAGATATGGTGGGTGCGGTCGTCAAGATCTTCTGGCACGGCGTGGCGGTCGACTCGCCTCGCGTGCGGGAGCACAACGACAGAAAGAGGAGACGGTGA
- a CDS encoding TolC family protein, producing the protein MRALILVAFAVGFLADGAIADEAPAPKTLTECIAIAVQQHPSLKAATASVEAGHQRVREAAANYLPQVNANYGALRRQTNSAAFGGAGGQAFRSNFYSTGAGLTQMLFDFGQTLNSIRSAQAAEQSLQANRTTQREVVGLDVKQAYFNVLATRRLLTVANETVRQNQKHLEQAQGRFNVGLAAKFDVTQAQVQLANAELNQVTARNNVAVARETLRNALGLIGPLDFDIVDNFDVHEVSITENDALAAAYDQRPEVQGIRAQELATNEQISALQKNYLPSVQAKADYNYLGLDYPLSNVWDFGATVNLNLFNGGLTTAQVGEQKANLSNLKFNEEVLRQNIALEVRQAVLNLQQAAESIRVSEKGLQLARENLDLAEGRYSTGVGNIIELTDAQTSLTTAEANHVQALYTYKTSVAALEKATAQQLATE; encoded by the coding sequence ATGCGAGCGCTGATACTGGTAGCCTTCGCGGTGGGCTTTCTTGCAGACGGAGCGATCGCCGACGAGGCGCCGGCGCCGAAGACTCTGACTGAGTGCATTGCGATCGCCGTGCAGCAACACCCCAGCCTGAAGGCGGCCACGGCCTCGGTGGAAGCCGGTCACCAGCGGGTGCGAGAGGCCGCGGCGAACTATCTTCCCCAAGTCAATGCGAACTACGGAGCCCTGCGGCGGCAGACGAACTCTGCCGCTTTCGGCGGTGCCGGCGGTCAAGCGTTTCGGTCTAACTTTTACAGTACCGGCGCAGGCCTCACGCAGATGCTGTTCGATTTCGGCCAGACCCTCAATTCCATCCGCTCGGCGCAAGCGGCGGAGCAGTCGCTGCAGGCGAATCGGACGACACAACGCGAGGTCGTGGGGCTCGACGTCAAGCAAGCCTACTTCAACGTGCTGGCCACGCGCCGCTTGCTGACGGTGGCGAACGAGACCGTACGGCAAAACCAGAAGCACCTCGAGCAGGCGCAAGGCCGTTTCAACGTTGGACTTGCCGCCAAGTTCGACGTCACGCAAGCCCAGGTGCAGCTGGCCAACGCCGAGCTCAATCAGGTGACGGCGCGCAACAACGTTGCCGTGGCGCGCGAGACCTTGCGCAATGCGCTGGGACTGATCGGACCGCTCGACTTCGACATCGTCGATAACTTCGATGTCCACGAGGTCAGCATCACCGAGAACGACGCCCTCGCCGCCGCCTACGACCAGCGCCCGGAAGTTCAAGGCATTCGCGCGCAGGAACTCGCCACCAACGAGCAGATCAGCGCGCTGCAGAAGAACTACCTTCCGTCCGTACAAGCTAAAGCCGACTACAATTACTTGGGCCTCGACTATCCGCTGAGTAACGTGTGGGATTTCGGTGCCACCGTGAACCTCAATCTCTTCAACGGTGGCCTGACGACGGCGCAGGTCGGCGAACAGAAGGCCAACCTGTCCAACCTGAAGTTCAACGAAGAGGTGTTGCGCCAGAACATCGCGCTCGAGGTGCGGCAGGCGGTGCTCAATTTGCAACAAGCAGCCGAAAGCATCCGCGTCTCCGAGAAAGGGCTGCAATTGGCGCGGGAGAACCTCGATCTCGCCGAGGGCCGTTACAGCACCGGAGTCGGGAACATCATCGAGTTGACCGACGCGCAGACCTCCCTCACCACCGCGGAAGCCAATCACGTGCAGGCCCTGTACACCTACAAGACCAGCGTCGCCGCGCTGGA